The stretch of DNA AACCTTTTTCAATAGAAATTTTTGCAGCATAAATATCTTTAAAATTTTCACCAATAGAATTTAAAACTTGTTCTGCTAAAAATTCGAGTAACTTTACTTTTTCTAGCGTTTTTATTTTATGAATGATATGTTCACAGACAGCGCCATAATCAACTGTATTACTCAGTTTATCTAGGGTGTTGTTGTATTTGATTTTAATAGACAAATTTATTGTGATATTTTGTCCTATTTTTTCTTCGTATTCATTTGCACCTAGATAGAGAAATGTTTTCATTTCTGAAATGTGTATCCAGCAAAATTGATCATCAGTTGACAAATATGGTGTCGATGAAAATTTCATTTTTTGTTTCCTAATGGTTGGCTATCCTTAAAAACAAAGTTATATGTGGAAAAGAGTATTGTTTTTTCCATTATGAAACTCATACATAGAATAAAGGTAAAAAAATGACAAA from Silvanigrella paludirubra encodes:
- a CDS encoding dihydroneopterin aldolase encodes the protein MKFSSTPYLSTDDQFCWIHISEMKTFLYLGANEYEEKIGQNITINLSIKIKYNNTLDKLSNTVDYGAVCEHIIHKIKTLEKVKLLEFLAEQVLNSIGENFKDIYAAKISIEKGYVPLKNFTGKVKIDAEKEFIL